A genomic window from Solanum dulcamara chromosome 11, daSolDulc1.2, whole genome shotgun sequence includes:
- the LOC129872523 gene encoding probable pectinesterase/pectinesterase inhibitor 12 produces the protein MTLGLLALLSTLFWGLQSHSSSPPPPSTFDDIVALPPPPSPSAFDAIVALDGSGNFMSITEALQAAPNNSERRYNIQIKEGIYNEYVFVHKDKTNITFIGEGIDRTIITGCKSNGTGFKTNETATVDIHGHGFIAQDITIQNNAGASMHQAVAASISADHVAFYRCKFDGYQDTLYTKKGVQFFRDCEVYGTVDFIFGNAKVIFQNCSIYARKPEDIQNEVTITAQGRKHKHEDTAIVLQGCTIHVEQDLREREPKVRVFLGRSWKNHSRAIVMSSYLDEFIDPEGWVEWNGNKEDIYFGEYNNIGPGANLEGRVKWEKILSQYDASNFTVRNFLHGDEWIPNEIPTVLDLL, from the exons ATGACACTTGGTTTATTAGCTTTATTATCAACACTATTTTGGGGTTTACAGAGCcactcttcttctcctcctcctccttcgaCTTTCGATGATATAGTtgctcttcctcctcctccttcgcCTTCGGCTTTTGATGCTATAGTTGCACTAGATGGAAGTGGAAATTTCATGTCCATAACAGAGGCATTACAAGCAGCTCCAAATAACAGTGAAAGGAGATACAACATACAGATTAAAGAAGGGATATATAATGAATATGTTTTTGTTCATAAAGATAAGACTAATATAACATTCATTGGTGAAGGAATAGACCGTACCATTATAACTGGATGTAAAAGCAATGGCACTGGATTCAAAACAAATGAGACTGCAACTGTAG ATATACATGGCCATGGCTTCATAGCACAAGAcatcacaatccaaaataatgcTGGAGCATCGATGCACCAAGCAGTTGCGGCGAGTATTTCAGCTGACCACGTCGCGTTTTATCGATGCAAGTTCGATGGTTATCAAGATACACTTTACACAAAAAAAGGTGTACAATTTTTCAGAGATTGTGAAGTCTATGGTACGGTGGACTTCATATTTGGTAACGCAAAagtcatttttcaaaattgTAGTATATATGCTAGAAAACCTGAAGATATTCAAAATGAAGTGACTATAACTGCCCAAGGAAGAAAACACAAACATGAAGATACTGCTATTGTCCTCCAAGGCTGCACGATACATGTTGAACAAGATTTACGCGAGCGTGAACCAAAg GTACGAGTGTTCCTTGGAAGATCTTGGAAGAATCACTCGCGGGCGATTGTGATGTCAAGTTACCTAGATGAGTTTATTGATCCAGAAGGTTGGGTTGAATGGAATGGAAACAAAGAAGATATATATTTTGGTGAGTATAATAACATAGGACCAGGAGCTAACTTAGAAGGAAGAGTGAAGTGGGAAAAAATACTTTCACAGTATGATGCTTCTAATTTTACTGTTAGAAATTTTCTTCATGGAGATGAATGGATCCCCAATGAAATCCCAACCGTACTTGATCTACTTTGA
- the LOC129874320 gene encoding chaperone protein dnaJ 11, chloroplastic-like has product MTSTSFHQSPLTTPANTFSPGNNSMLSPSCVRFRQSCSFSVAATSYTSVTTCVRPLSASPASFYEILGIPIGATIEEIKAAYRRLARVYHPDVAAINQKKSYADEFMKIRAAYCTLSDPNKRAQYDRSLLPRRRSGNLYSAAYSRRNWETDQCW; this is encoded by the coding sequence ATGACTTCTACCTCTTTCCATCAATCTCCATTGACGACGCCGGCCAATACGTTTTCCCCCGGCAACAACTCTATGCTGTCACCGTCGTGCGTCAGATTCCGGCAATCTTGTTCCTTCTCCGTTGCTGCGACTAGCTACACTTCTGTGACCACCTGCGTCCGCCCACTTTCTGCTTCTCCGGCTTCGTTTTACGAAATTCTCGGAATTCCGATCGGCGCAACAATCGAGGAGATCAAGGCCGCTTATCGGAGATTAGCTAGAGTTTACCATCCTGATGTGGCTGCAATTAATCAGAAGAAATCCTATGCGGATGAGTTCATGAAGATTCGTGCTGCTTATTGCACTCTCTCCGATCCAAACAAACGCGCCCAATATGACCGCTCCCTTCTCCCAAGGCGCCGGAGCGGTAATTTGTATTCTGCCGCTTACTCTCGCCGGAACTGGGAGACAGACCAGTGCTGGTAG